One genomic segment of Trichococcus shcherbakoviae includes these proteins:
- a CDS encoding helix-turn-helix transcriptional regulator yields the protein MSKNSEAIKRRKSESSEFKQAFEEEQAKLDFADLLFELRQQTGLNQTAFAKKVNKSRSTIARIESARTEPSFSMLEDIAQALGKHVEIRFVEVKQAAVEKSVR from the coding sequence TTGAGCAAGAACAGTGAAGCGATTAAGCGACGGAAGTCCGAAAGTTCCGAGTTCAAACAGGCATTTGAAGAAGAACAAGCAAAATTAGATTTTGCAGACCTGTTATTCGAATTAAGACAACAAACAGGATTGAACCAGACTGCATTCGCCAAAAAGGTGAACAAATCACGCTCGACCATTGCGAGGATCGAAAGCGCCAGAACGGAACCATCATTCTCCATGCTAGAAGACATAGCGCAAGCTTTGGGCAAGCACGTCGAAATCAGGTTCGTTGAGGTAAAGCAAGCAGCAGTTGAGAAATCAGTCAGATAG
- a CDS encoding glycosyltransferase family 4 protein, which yields MKTICLFSPGILPVPAVKGGAIETLLELLIEQNEIEKKVRFLVVSIHDEEAEARSQKYKQTDFIYIKRNLLFAGAYKAVKVLMRKLLKIRFSRPNLYYWLGVRKVLAAKPDAVVAEGGDYAVFKQFTQALGKENVFLHLHHHLRGDAELDSVFGEVLTVSRFVKDEWLATSSMDSGQVTVLPNAIDNDRFADSLSSEEKTALRKDLGLSPTDFVVLFCGRVIPEKGVKELILALEKVADPTVKLLIMGSPNFALKDKSDYLEEVEALVKKNADRMVFTGYVANAETYRFYAIADVVSVPTLIEEAAGLVVLEAMAVGRPLIVTNSGGIPEYATPELAMILERNADLVSKLADSITTLKENETLRSQMAKNAKERSLRYTKEVFYTDFVDRFKDR from the coding sequence GTGAAGACTATCTGTTTATTTTCTCCAGGCATCCTGCCGGTTCCTGCCGTCAAAGGCGGAGCGATCGAGACTTTGCTGGAGTTGTTGATCGAACAGAATGAAATAGAAAAGAAAGTGCGCTTTTTGGTCGTTTCCATCCACGACGAGGAGGCCGAAGCGCGCAGCCAGAAATACAAGCAGACGGATTTCATCTACATCAAGCGCAACCTCTTGTTTGCGGGCGCCTACAAAGCGGTCAAGGTATTGATGAGGAAACTGCTCAAAATCCGCTTTTCGCGCCCGAACCTGTATTATTGGTTGGGGGTGCGCAAAGTGTTGGCCGCCAAGCCGGATGCGGTGGTCGCTGAAGGCGGGGATTACGCCGTTTTCAAGCAATTCACGCAGGCGCTCGGAAAGGAAAACGTCTTTCTGCACCTGCACCATCATCTGCGCGGAGATGCCGAACTGGACAGCGTATTCGGGGAAGTGTTGACGGTCAGCCGTTTCGTCAAGGACGAATGGCTGGCGACCTCCAGCATGGATTCCGGACAGGTGACGGTGCTGCCGAATGCGATCGACAACGATCGTTTTGCGGACAGCCTCAGCAGCGAAGAAAAAACAGCCTTGCGCAAGGACCTGGGGCTTTCTCCCACTGATTTCGTGGTCTTGTTCTGCGGGAGGGTCATCCCGGAAAAAGGGGTCAAGGAACTGATTCTGGCATTGGAAAAAGTCGCTGATCCGACCGTGAAGCTGCTCATCATGGGCAGCCCGAATTTTGCCTTGAAGGACAAATCGGACTATCTGGAAGAGGTTGAGGCATTGGTGAAGAAGAACGCCGATCGGATGGTGTTCACGGGATATGTCGCCAACGCAGAGACCTATCGCTTTTATGCCATCGCCGATGTCGTGAGCGTGCCGACCCTGATCGAAGAGGCGGCCGGCTTGGTCGTCCTCGAAGCAATGGCGGTAGGCAGACCGCTGATCGTAACGAATTCGGGAGGAATCCCCGAGTATGCGACGCCGGAATTGGCGATGATCCTGGAACGCAACGCTGATTTGGTCAGCAAACTGGCGGACAGCATCACTACCCTCAAGGAAAACGAGACATTACGCAGCCAAATGGCAAAAAATGCCAAGGAACGCTCACTGCGTTACACGAAGGAAGTTTTCTACACCGATTTCGTGGACCGTTTCAAGGACAGATAA
- a CDS encoding LCP family protein, with amino-acid sequence MNETRKNRQGRKRVWKVIFSILMVAMVGVVAYFFKAYSDIGSTAESIYNEVSVVEMREESIEVETATQPISFLLLGADTGTAEEERTETGRSDTIIVCTVNPNTKTTTLLSIPRDSYAEIVGYSDVYDYYGDYYDKMNHAYAFGGTEMSINTVQEFLNVPIDYYVEVNFDGLTDIVDAIGGVEITSPLTFDFYGPQFIEGETRILNGFEALQFSRMRKQDPEGDLGRQKRQQMVIKAILDKVLTMGTVVNYKNILATLEDNVQLNMSLDEILSIASGYRKSMENFQQFYVEGEEVYIDEIYYYYVNPEERLRLSNILRAELELPEVTIEEISTSDSEPYYDTQSSATDSSYTDTTYDSSTYGQTDVYTPNYSDPYIEEETYTEDYYYEEPVQDDTYYEEEIYDSAY; translated from the coding sequence ATGAATGAAACCAGAAAAAACAGACAAGGGAGAAAAAGGGTATGGAAGGTCATCTTTTCCATTCTGATGGTTGCGATGGTCGGTGTCGTTGCATACTTTTTTAAGGCTTATTCCGACATCGGCAGCACCGCAGAATCGATCTACAACGAGGTGAGTGTAGTCGAAATGCGGGAAGAATCGATCGAAGTAGAGACGGCAACGCAGCCGATTTCGTTCTTGTTGCTGGGAGCTGACACGGGTACTGCTGAAGAAGAGCGCACGGAAACAGGACGCAGCGACACGATCATCGTCTGCACAGTGAATCCGAACACAAAGACAACAACACTTTTGAGCATCCCGCGCGATAGCTACGCGGAAATCGTCGGATACAGCGATGTGTACGATTATTACGGTGACTACTATGACAAGATGAACCATGCGTATGCTTTTGGCGGTACGGAAATGTCCATCAATACGGTCCAGGAATTTTTGAATGTTCCGATCGATTATTACGTTGAAGTGAACTTTGACGGATTGACGGACATCGTTGATGCCATCGGCGGTGTCGAAATCACGAGTCCGCTGACGTTCGATTTCTATGGTCCGCAATTCATCGAGGGAGAAACAAGGATCCTGAACGGTTTCGAAGCGCTGCAATTCTCGCGGATGAGAAAACAGGATCCGGAAGGCGACCTCGGCAGACAGAAACGCCAACAGATGGTTATCAAAGCCATCTTGGATAAAGTCTTGACGATGGGAACGGTCGTGAACTATAAAAATATCCTGGCCACTTTGGAAGACAATGTCCAATTAAATATGTCATTGGACGAAATCCTTTCCATCGCCAGCGGGTACCGCAAATCAATGGAGAATTTCCAACAATTCTATGTTGAAGGCGAAGAAGTCTACATCGACGAAATTTATTACTATTACGTAAATCCGGAAGAACGGTTGCGCTTGTCCAACATCCTACGGGCTGAGTTGGAATTGCCGGAAGTGACAATCGAAGAGATCTCGACATCGGACAGTGAGCCGTATTATGATACTCAATCTTCCGCGACGGATTCTTCCTACACGGATACGACATACGATTCGTCCACGTACGGACAAACTGATGTCTACACGCCGAACTATTCCGATCCGTATATCGAAGAAGAAACGTATACCGAAGATTACTATTATGAAGAGCCTGTCCAGGACGACACCTATTACGAAGAAGAAATCTATGACTCGGCTTATTAA
- a CDS encoding EAL domain-containing protein, whose amino-acid sequence MDEMQALLDDLYLVCQPIMLCSHTNNSIDGYEILLRSRKLCAFPEKMFLWFIEKEERNSKLMAYYFRELKKLIASHRNTKLSLNLHPKQLQHPSTWGFLDSISLMRKNVSIELTEHYCAFDPAEGADMLQTYISKLKTKDFSLAIDDIGSGQNNFELVTKNIQNIHTIKVSLLNFRNLNEEVTFHFLNSWLTLSNHYNLKLIVEGVESERISNKLKNLGMVYQQGYYHGKGQVLC is encoded by the coding sequence ATGGATGAGATGCAAGCGTTGCTGGACGATTTATATTTGGTATGCCAGCCAATTATGTTGTGTTCGCATACAAACAACAGTATCGATGGGTACGAAATTTTATTGAGATCACGAAAGCTGTGTGCTTTCCCCGAAAAAATGTTCTTGTGGTTCATTGAGAAGGAAGAACGCAATTCCAAATTGATGGCTTATTATTTTAGGGAACTGAAAAAATTGATTGCGAGCCACCGCAACACCAAGCTATCGCTTAACCTTCATCCGAAACAGTTACAGCATCCTTCCACGTGGGGGTTTTTGGACAGCATTTCCTTGATGAGAAAAAATGTCTCCATCGAACTGACTGAACACTACTGCGCATTCGATCCAGCTGAAGGAGCGGATATGCTCCAAACCTATATCTCCAAACTGAAGACAAAGGATTTTTCGCTGGCGATTGATGATATAGGCAGTGGCCAAAACAACTTTGAATTGGTGACCAAAAATATCCAAAACATCCATACAATCAAAGTTTCGTTGTTGAATTTCAGAAATCTCAATGAAGAGGTCACGTTCCATTTCTTGAACAGCTGGCTTACTTTGTCAAACCATTACAATCTCAAACTGATTGTTGAGGGTGTTGAATCGGAAAGAATCAGCAACAAGCTCAAAAACCTAGGCATGGTTTATCAACAAGGCTATTACCATGGAAAAGGCCAAGTATTGTGCTGA
- the map gene encoding type I methionyl aminopeptidase, translating into MITLKSEREIQAMEESGAILAGIHEELRGFIKPGLTTMEINNFVQARIEAAGAICEQIGFEGYEYATCTSVNDEICHGFPGKYVLKDGDLIKVDTVVNYNGAMSDSCWSYAVGEAAPEVKRLMEVTEKALYLGIEQAKAGNRVGDIGHAIQTYVEGEGFSVVREFIGHGIGPTMHESPSIPHYGDAGKGLRLKEGMTITIEPMVNTGVWKSKMDDNGWTARTKDGGLSCQFEHTIAITKEGAKVLTQQK; encoded by the coding sequence ATGATAACTTTAAAATCTGAACGCGAAATTCAAGCTATGGAAGAATCCGGTGCAATTTTGGCGGGGATCCATGAAGAATTACGCGGTTTCATCAAGCCGGGTTTGACGACGATGGAGATCAACAACTTTGTGCAGGCGCGCATCGAAGCAGCTGGCGCCATCTGCGAACAGATCGGTTTCGAAGGATACGAGTACGCGACGTGCACGAGCGTCAACGACGAAATCTGCCATGGCTTCCCGGGCAAATATGTGCTGAAGGACGGCGATCTGATCAAGGTTGATACAGTCGTGAACTACAACGGTGCCATGTCCGATTCATGCTGGAGCTATGCGGTCGGCGAAGCTGCACCGGAAGTGAAGCGTCTGATGGAAGTGACTGAAAAAGCCTTGTACTTGGGCATCGAGCAGGCGAAAGCAGGCAACCGTGTCGGCGATATCGGCCATGCGATCCAGACTTATGTCGAAGGCGAAGGATTCTCTGTCGTCCGCGAGTTCATCGGCCACGGCATCGGACCGACGATGCACGAAAGTCCTTCCATTCCGCACTACGGTGATGCAGGCAAAGGCCTGCGCCTGAAGGAAGGCATGACGATCACGATCGAACCGATGGTCAATACAGGAGTCTGGAAGTCCAAAATGGACGACAATGGCTGGACAGCCCGCACAAAAGACGGCGGTCTGAGCTGCCAATTCGAGCACACAATCGCAATCACCAAAGAGGGCGCAAAAGTTTTGACACAACAAAAATAA
- a CDS encoding Wzz/FepE/Etk N-terminal domain-containing protein — MEEEISLGEIFAILKQRLGSIIVWSMAGLLLAAVYTFFFVTPTYQSTSKIVVNQAQNAGQAITNADIQTNLSLINTYQGIIKEPIILEDVVRNTESDLTIAELRNKLTVQTENSSLVFSITVTDDNPFTAAELANATASSFEQKIGGILDVNSVTILSQAVANPSPVSPNTAMNLVLGLLVGMMIGIGFAFLVEFMDKTVKDEKFIAQLGWSNLGTVSLMSEEELTATRFVQATPDVKSRKAKRRI, encoded by the coding sequence ATGGAAGAAGAAATATCATTAGGTGAAATCTTTGCAATATTGAAGCAACGTCTCGGTTCGATCATCGTGTGGAGTATGGCCGGGTTGTTGTTGGCCGCTGTTTATACATTCTTTTTTGTGACACCGACTTATCAATCTACATCCAAAATCGTCGTAAATCAGGCACAAAATGCGGGCCAAGCAATCACAAATGCAGATATCCAGACTAACCTAAGTCTGATCAATACGTATCAGGGCATCATCAAAGAGCCCATCATTTTGGAGGATGTTGTCAGGAACACAGAATCCGATTTGACGATAGCAGAATTACGCAACAAGCTAACCGTTCAAACGGAGAACAGTTCATTAGTGTTCAGCATTACGGTCACAGATGACAATCCATTCACTGCCGCAGAATTGGCAAATGCAACAGCATCATCGTTTGAGCAAAAAATCGGGGGGATTTTGGACGTAAATAGCGTTACGATCCTTTCTCAGGCAGTCGCAAACCCGAGTCCTGTATCACCGAATACAGCGATGAACCTTGTGCTTGGTTTATTGGTCGGAATGATGATCGGTATTGGGTTTGCATTTCTTGTTGAGTTCATGGACAAGACAGTCAAGGACGAAAAGTTCATCGCACAGTTGGGTTGGTCGAATTTGGGAACTGTTTCGCTGATGTCAGAAGAAGAGTTGACAGCTACACGTTTTGTTCAAGCAACACCTGATGTAAAATCGCGTAAAGCTAAAAGACGCATATAG
- a CDS encoding CpsD/CapB family tyrosine-protein kinase, producing MFGSSRKKIMKLDSQQRKGLSLISKLRPKSVIAEQYRTIRTNIQFSMIDRDVKSIVMTSSGPWEGKSTTAANLASVFTDQGKRVLLVDADLRRPTVQRTFGLSNVEGLTTLLSEPDKKIDEVIQHVPRTELHALTSGPIPPNPSELLNSNRMNGLMKRFEEMYDIIIYDMPPVTSVTDAQIMAAKSDGVVLVIRHGVAQKDSVLNAKELLEMVNANILGVVFNGVEKKTDYSYYGYGYTNEGEAK from the coding sequence ATGTTTGGATCAAGCAGAAAGAAGATCATGAAGTTGGACAGCCAACAACGTAAAGGTCTAAGTCTAATCTCAAAATTGCGGCCGAAATCCGTTATCGCTGAGCAATATCGGACCATCCGTACAAATATACAATTTTCAATGATCGACCGCGATGTGAAATCCATCGTCATGACATCATCCGGTCCATGGGAAGGAAAATCAACCACAGCCGCAAACTTGGCATCCGTTTTTACCGACCAAGGGAAACGCGTGCTGTTGGTCGATGCGGATTTACGCAGACCGACCGTGCAACGCACTTTCGGTTTGAGCAATGTTGAGGGCTTGACGACACTTTTGAGCGAACCTGACAAAAAAATTGACGAGGTTATCCAACACGTGCCCAGAACAGAATTGCATGCTTTGACAAGCGGACCGATTCCGCCGAATCCATCCGAGTTGTTGAACTCAAACCGTATGAACGGGTTGATGAAACGATTCGAAGAGATGTACGACATCATCATCTATGATATGCCTCCGGTGACATCAGTGACTGATGCGCAAATCATGGCTGCAAAATCTGACGGCGTTGTGTTGGTAATCCGTCATGGTGTGGCACAAAAAGATTCTGTCCTGAACGCGAAAGAGTTATTGGAAATGGTGAACGCGAACATATTGGGCGTGGTTTTCAATGGTGTAGAGAAGAAAACTGATTATTCCTACTACGGTTATGGTTATACAAACGAGGGGGAAGCGAAGTGA
- a CDS encoding nuclease-related domain-containing protein encodes METFLFFIILVFLIAARMIHIRYVKSGNGSASGRSFAGTLLDKGTSGEFMIYSHLEKLGEPNRLLPHLHLPKSDGTTIDIDLVMIARTGIYVFESKNFSGCIFGDEDSRYWTQTMKRGPKQQFYNPIWQNESRISSLERQLALEADAFKSYVVFSDQCTLKKMYVRSGRVKVMNRSMIVREIIKDMAELPDIFTPLEINQIYSELVPYTHTAAAIEQARIETVRLE; translated from the coding sequence TTGGAGACCTTCTTATTTTTTATCATTCTCGTTTTTCTTATCGCGGCACGGATGATTCACATCCGCTACGTCAAGTCGGGCAACGGTTCCGCGAGCGGGCGCAGTTTTGCCGGGACGCTGCTGGACAAGGGGACGAGTGGCGAGTTCATGATTTACAGTCACTTGGAAAAATTGGGCGAGCCGAATCGGCTGTTGCCTCATCTTCATTTGCCGAAGAGCGATGGGACCACGATCGATATTGATCTCGTGATGATTGCACGGACCGGTATCTATGTGTTCGAGTCGAAGAATTTCAGCGGCTGCATTTTCGGCGACGAAGACAGTCGTTATTGGACCCAGACGATGAAACGGGGTCCGAAGCAGCAGTTTTACAACCCGATTTGGCAAAATGAGAGCCGCATCTCGTCGTTGGAACGTCAGCTGGCGCTCGAGGCTGATGCGTTCAAATCTTATGTCGTTTTCAGCGATCAGTGCACGCTGAAGAAAATGTACGTCCGGTCAGGCCGCGTCAAAGTCATGAACCGAAGCATGATTGTGCGCGAAATCATCAAGGACATGGCCGAGCTGCCCGACATTTTCACGCCGCTCGAGATCAACCAGATCTATTCCGAACTGGTGCCGTATACGCATACAGCTGCTGCGATCGAGCAAGCGCGGATCGAAACGGTGCGGTTGGAATGA
- a CDS encoding CpsB/CapC family capsule biosynthesis tyrosine phosphatase, whose amino-acid sequence MIDLHCHLLPGVDDGARTLDDSLAMAQQAVAEGISHILVTPHHKNGKYLNPKEAVMEATAALQAELDSRGIGLTLFPGQELRINGEILEDIEKGDILFIDDESQYLLIEFPTMSIPHFTESLFFKLRQKGITPVIVHPERNQAIIDDPNILLPFIERGALAQVTASSYVGAFGKDNARLSNQLIEANLVHILASDAHNTRGRGFHFRKAVAKLEAEFGPEKVAYFKQNAKDLFNGDVVHTEDPSEVYQKKKRFRLFGK is encoded by the coding sequence GTGATCGATCTTCATTGTCATCTGTTGCCTGGTGTCGATGACGGAGCTCGAACATTGGATGATTCCTTGGCGATGGCCCAACAAGCCGTTGCCGAAGGAATCTCCCACATCCTTGTGACGCCGCATCATAAAAACGGCAAATATTTGAACCCAAAAGAGGCTGTCATGGAAGCTACAGCAGCTCTGCAAGCAGAACTGGACAGCAGAGGGATCGGTCTGACCCTTTTTCCTGGACAAGAACTCCGCATCAACGGAGAAATACTGGAAGATATCGAGAAAGGGGATATTTTATTCATCGACGACGAATCACAATATTTGTTGATTGAATTCCCGACCATGTCGATACCGCATTTTACAGAATCATTATTTTTTAAACTACGACAAAAAGGCATCACGCCGGTCATCGTTCATCCGGAACGGAATCAGGCGATCATTGATGATCCAAATATATTGCTTCCTTTCATTGAAAGGGGCGCGTTGGCACAAGTTACTGCGAGCAGCTATGTGGGGGCCTTTGGCAAAGACAACGCGAGGCTCAGCAACCAACTGATCGAAGCAAACCTTGTGCACATCCTTGCATCGGATGCCCATAACACACGCGGAAGAGGTTTTCATTTCCGGAAAGCTGTCGCTAAACTTGAAGCAGAATTCGGACCCGAGAAAGTCGCTTATTTCAAACAGAACGCAAAAGATCTTTTCAACGGAGACGTCGTCCATACGGAGGATCCGTCTGAAGTATATCAAAAGAAAAAAAGATTCCGATTGTTCGGCAAGTGA
- a CDS encoding VanZ family protein: MKRERRYYEWLPVIAWMLVIFILSAQPADQSIVLSGSVTRFLADVLNQLAAFIEYFTRAQGTVVFLAGVMLLIYLLETKQDEPKLFGIKKNWIIGATAIFLVLAIGLFLFVDFVQNTSFSYAGRLIRKSAHFIAYLILGYLVSHAMKNENPTASDWKRRGMGLMLCVAYAISDEFHQIFVPGRGPLVKDVFIDGFGAALGILLYVGAQELWRRRKGK, encoded by the coding sequence GTGAAAAGGGAGCGACGCTATTATGAGTGGCTACCGGTAATTGCATGGATGCTAGTTATTTTCATCCTTTCGGCCCAACCGGCGGACCAGTCCATCGTCTTGAGCGGAAGCGTGACGCGTTTCTTGGCGGACGTGCTCAATCAGCTTGCCGCGTTCATCGAATATTTCACGCGTGCGCAGGGGACGGTCGTGTTTTTGGCAGGCGTCATGTTGCTGATCTATCTGTTGGAAACAAAACAGGACGAACCGAAACTTTTCGGCATTAAAAAAAACTGGATCATCGGCGCAACCGCCATTTTTTTGGTGCTGGCGATCGGCCTGTTCCTGTTCGTCGATTTCGTGCAGAACACCAGTTTTTCCTACGCAGGCAGGTTGATCAGGAAATCTGCCCACTTCATCGCCTATCTGATCCTAGGATACCTGGTTTCGCATGCGATGAAGAATGAAAATCCCACCGCGTCCGACTGGAAACGGCGGGGTATGGGTCTCATGCTCTGTGTGGCGTATGCCATCAGTGACGAGTTCCATCAAATCTTCGTACCCGGCCGCGGACCGTTGGTGAAGGACGTCTTCATCGATGGATTCGGTGCAGCGCTTGGTATCCTGCTTTATGTGGGTGCCCAGGAATTGTGGAGGCGACGGAAGGGGAAATAG
- a CDS encoding glycosyltransferase, which yields MVSIIVPVYNAAPYLNQCVDSLTNQTLKEIEIILINDGSTDDSLAVCVALSATDDRIRLIDKPNGGVSEARNDGLRAATGQYVGFVDPDDWVDADMYERMLATLTAAQADICMCNYVKETKEGTDPVLMKQTGVIEKDAILGDIVANVIAKPSFKSGETDIMGSVCRLLIKRELLEGENIWFDKEVAFMEDLLVCVEAFLKSERIAIDDGSHYHYRVHESSVVNSYKKAFHERQIHAFRKLQALLEREGKADELAQRLDMRYIIIALLSLANEAHKSNHQPMGAKIKNITAILKDPVLKAILTRLDLGEAESRKKLELTLMKKKASVALYLYYSLFNRIKAAMGKG from the coding sequence ATGGTCAGCATCATCGTGCCGGTCTACAACGCGGCACCTTACTTAAACCAATGCGTCGATAGCTTAACCAACCAGACGCTGAAGGAAATCGAAATCATACTGATAAACGACGGTTCGACGGATGACAGTCTGGCTGTCTGCGTGGCGCTCTCCGCCACAGACGACCGGATCCGCCTGATCGACAAACCGAACGGGGGCGTTTCGGAAGCGCGCAACGACGGTCTGCGTGCAGCTACTGGGCAGTACGTGGGCTTCGTCGACCCGGATGATTGGGTGGACGCGGACATGTACGAACGCATGCTTGCGACACTTACGGCAGCGCAAGCGGACATCTGCATGTGCAATTATGTCAAAGAGACGAAGGAAGGCACCGATCCAGTCCTGATGAAACAAACCGGGGTCATCGAAAAGGATGCGATCCTCGGCGATATCGTGGCGAATGTCATCGCCAAACCGAGCTTCAAGAGCGGGGAAACGGACATCATGGGCAGCGTCTGCCGCCTTTTGATCAAGCGCGAGCTGCTGGAAGGCGAAAATATCTGGTTCGACAAGGAAGTCGCCTTCATGGAAGACTTGCTTGTCTGCGTCGAAGCTTTCCTCAAAAGCGAGCGCATCGCCATCGATGATGGCAGCCACTACCATTACCGCGTCCACGAGAGTTCGGTCGTTAATTCCTACAAAAAAGCTTTCCATGAACGCCAAATCCATGCTTTCCGTAAGCTGCAGGCGCTGTTGGAGCGCGAAGGCAAGGCGGACGAATTGGCCCAGCGCCTGGATATGCGCTATATCATCATCGCTTTGCTGTCGCTGGCGAATGAGGCGCACAAAAGCAATCACCAGCCGATGGGCGCAAAGATCAAGAATATCACCGCCATCCTGAAAGATCCGGTACTCAAAGCGATCCTCACCCGCTTGGATTTGGGCGAAGCCGAATCGCGGAAGAAACTGGAGCTGACCTTGATGAAGAAGAAAGCCAGCGTTGCGCTCTATCTTTATTACAGCCTGTTCAACCGAATCAAAGCTGCAATGGGGAAAGGCTAA
- a CDS encoding nuclease-related domain-containing protein, giving the protein MEIILIFLLVVGLYKEFSVAPPKQKKPNRYNRYQRTAYNDASGNSVFDTLFDTGNFGEFLIYSCLEDLGEEHKLLTNVYLPKGDGTTTEIDLIMISTTGIYVFESKNYSGWIFGDENSRYWKQIFRGGRHFQFYNPIWQNKKHISFLKRHLGLGDEVFHNYIVFSERCFLKKMLVYSPEVKVMNRDELACEIIEDMTQRPEIFTPLEIEQIYNELSRYTLADDETKQAHVDAMKWRGP; this is encoded by the coding sequence TTGGAAATAATACTGATTTTTCTTCTGGTTGTTGGTTTGTATAAGGAATTTAGTGTAGCCCCGCCGAAGCAGAAGAAACCTAACAGATACAACCGATACCAAAGGACCGCATACAACGACGCAAGCGGCAATAGCGTTTTCGATACTCTGTTTGACACCGGCAACTTCGGAGAGTTCCTGATCTATTCCTGTTTGGAGGATTTGGGCGAGGAGCACAAATTGTTGACGAATGTCTATCTGCCGAAAGGAGATGGGACAACCACCGAAATCGACTTGATCATGATTTCAACAACCGGAATCTATGTTTTCGAGTCGAAAAATTACAGTGGTTGGATTTTCGGGGATGAGAACAGCAGGTACTGGAAACAGATTTTCAGAGGCGGCCGGCATTTTCAATTCTACAATCCTATCTGGCAGAACAAGAAGCACATCAGTTTTCTGAAGCGGCATCTTGGGCTGGGTGACGAGGTTTTTCATAACTATATCGTCTTCAGCGAGCGGTGCTTCCTGAAGAAAATGCTTGTCTATTCACCGGAAGTGAAGGTGATGAACCGGGATGAGCTGGCCTGCGAAATCATAGAGGACATGACGCAGCGGCCGGAAATTTTCACGCCTTTGGAAATCGAACAAATATACAATGAATTGAGTCGGTATACTTTAGCGGATGATGAGACGAAACAGGCGCATGTTGATGCGATGAAGTGGAGAGGTCCGTAA